In the Thunnus thynnus chromosome 24, fThuThy2.1, whole genome shotgun sequence genome, TCCCCACACAATAAATCCTCATGAATTTGGtgaccccctgacttttcctctagctcCACCAACAGATTGtggttttcagtgaaatgtcaCTATTGGATGGATGGCTATGAAATTTTTTAAAGACATAGATGATCCCTAAACTTTTAATGTATCACcaacatcaggtcaaaatttcaatttgtccattACTTTAGTTTACCtgcaaaaataaagacattcccatcatcctcagctgtaGCAATGCATTGTGTGAGGTGTTAAAGCAAGTGTATTTTTCTATGAAAGTGCCTGTACCACATAATGCAGGCACTGCCGTGATGTACGTCCGCTTTCAGCACTTTCAAAACCACAGAGGTAGCACATCCCACAGGCCAACTCCACTTATGCTGTGTgattcccatcatcctcagctgtagtttgtgtgtacTTCTAagcaaacgttagcatgctaacatgcctCAGTACAGCCGCCGGCATGGCTTTTAGACTCTTTCTTGTTGACTCTTATTTCTTTGATGAGGTTGCTGATCACATTATCAGGTAACTATCACTCTTGTTTTAGGCAAAACATGTTAATAGTGTTGCTAAATTAGTCTGCAAGTTATATTAGACCGCTAATAGTCCACAAACCACTGTGGAACTGTTTATCATTTAGATCAGATAGATAAATGACAACTAGGTATAAAGGTTTACATCACTCCTTCAAAAGTTTCAGCTGGGTAAAATCTGAGCTTGAATCTGCTGACGAGTAGAGTTCATGACTAGTGTACTCCACTGTAAAACAACGTCTAGCCCTTGTTTTACGTATACGTGACGTGTGGTTTACTTCTGCTTCCTGTTCGTCATTCTGAAGTCTGCTGCCAAATGAACAACAGATACTGTACCGAAGAAGAAAGGGAACTTCAATCAACATCATCAGAGAGCAAATAAAGAACAGAggtgcaaacacaaacacacacaatatagacagacaaacataaaaaaaaaggcatctgAACCGGATGTGTGCGCAAAGACTGTTACCTGTAGAGGAAGCAAAACTACTTACCTGTGAATGTGATACATTCTGAACACTTATACgtaccacacacatacacaaatacacacacttagCAGATCTAAACAATAGTGGTTTCTCAAGTAAGAAATTTCACTTCTGTATTTTACAGCTTGATTAACCGgaattcaaaaacacaaactggagGTAAAAGTGTGATTCACCATTATTCACGAGAGTAAACAACATTGTGGAGAAACTGATTATATTTTGTAGTTGTAAAAAAagttcataaaaaaacaaagcatattacatcaaaatacaaaacataataataGCAAAACCTTGCATGGATGAAGTAATTTAACACACAATTCGATATAAATCAGACACAAGTTACAACTTACAGTCTTGTAATGAacactgtgaaatgttttcatattaatcaGAACCCTGATATCATAAGATTTAACTTAGCAGATTGAAGTAGCATTGGGATCATCATTGATATGAATGGTAGACAAGACATGCTGGTTAGCAGAGCTTCCTCCTGGGAGAGGCTGGGGGCTCGGATCTGGTGTGTTCTTGGGTTTTCTTGCACAATGGACACCTTGGATTGACATCAGGTGGGATCACAATCATGAATATGTACCACAGCCTATTTATTTTACTGGTTTGTGGCATTAATCTGTTATTATGTTTTCAGAATACAATTATTGTATGTGAAAATCAGAAAACCTCACCTTTACAACCATGTTTTGATGCAACATATATAGTTATCACTATGACGACAAACAGCACAACTCCAGGAACACGGTACATATATGGCCACAAAGTATCTTGAGTTGTTGTGTTCCCTGCaagataaaatattacatttcctACAGCATTATTTTATAGAGATTCATTTGACACCTGTTTTTTAGATTGTAAGCTGTACAAGGCCTGTTAAACACAAATACCACTGTGAGAGTGTGAACGACATTTTCTTACCAGTTTCCAGAGTTGTCCATGTAACTGTGGTGAGCTCAGCATTAcctgaaaaacagtcaaatctGATTCTTGGGAACTGGGAACAACTCTAAATGAGTCATTCAGCGGCAGTAAGAAATGGTTTCCTTCAGTGCAGTCTAGGAAAGATATAGTCCAGCTGTGTAGAGCGGATCACTTACCATAGACAGACACGTTGATGGCATGACCCACATTGTCTCCACTTCGACACAGATACAGACCTGAGTCATTTCTTTGTATGTTTTGGAAGATCAAAAATGATATCCCTTCTACATGGTTTGAAACTTTCCACTCTGTTTTGATGTGAGGGCTCCTGTTGAAATTTACTGGAACAGGAGTATTTTCAACTTTATACCAGGAGACTGTTGATGGTGAATTGATGCAGAAAGTAAACGTGCAGTTAATCATAAGATCTCCTCCAAGTAAAGCCTCATGAACCGTGTGACGGCGCACTTTAATTTCTGGGTAACAGTCATAATCTTCAcctaaaaaaagggaaaagacaaaacagacagacaaagaataTTCAGTCAGTTTTTCATGCCGCCGCTGTGACCATCAAGCTGAAAATCTGTAGTAACTTTGTGGCACTTTTCTGCCTCTAATCTGTAACAAATTCCTCCAAACAAATATGTTTAAGTTCACATTACTGAATTTTAAGAGTTTGTGTTGGAGCAATGGCTGAGATCAGGGTCAGCCAAACTTAATGAAGGAGGTGAGATTTGGAAAAAAGTGAGGTCTTTCCCGGAGAGGCTCAATTTAAGGGAAAAGAAGTTGTCTTTGGCTATATACAGGCTTATTTAGCGCAAAATTAAGTCATTACAATGCTGTTCTGGTAGCTGCAATATGTAGCCAAGTTTTTACAAGTGAGCACCCTTTCCAAGAAAAACAATGCAGGTGGACCaagaaaaagctgattttacGGTCACATCTGCTCTCGTAAATGGTTGTAAAGGAGGTATTGCTAAAATTAACATCAACCATTTACACAAGATCATCCTGAGGTAcaaaaaatgaaccaaaaccTGCATTATAGCATCAAAGACTTATTTTACAACTTCAAGTTTATCAGTTTTATAGCGATTAATGTAAAACCCACCTTTCAAGGCTGCACATTATGAACATATTTTACTATTTCTCTCATAGCAATTCAATTGACTCCAACCACATCCGCATTCAAGTTTATTTAACTGTTGAGAATGCTGCACTGTTAAGTCTTTCGGTTTGTGTAGGGGAATATCTTTACGCCTAGTTTGGATTAAAGTTTAAGATATATTAAGTATATTTAAAACCTTTTGAGTATTTATAAGAGTTAACATGCAAAACATAACTTTACTTGTTTCATACTAGTGAATACATTACTTGGCGACAGAGAAACAAAGCCCCGCTCAGACTGAGCGACTTCGaaagaataacaataacttaCTTTCAGCTTTCAAAGTGAAGAGGAGCACTGCTAAGATGAACACATGAAGGATGGTAAGGCAGTGGTTTGGTCTCATGGTGGAAACACTTAAGGAACCAGCTATCCACTTCTGTAAAACAACTATCACTGGAGGTCTCCTCTTTATATCACAGTAAGCGGTTGactttacttcctgtttttgatgatggtggtctTTGGTCTACATGTATCCCCAGTTCAGTTTAACACATCACAGCTCACAGGGGGttttcaaataaacatttgtgCTTGGTATTAGattatatatagtgtatagtatTGGATTGATTTACGGGGGGAGGAAAGTGAGTCAGCAGTGATGGCatcatataaacatataattttaatttacagtaatcaaaaacatttattcatacatgaaaaatgctgtttcctgattgcacaaaacaatcaataattCTGAAAGGTTGTGaaacattaaaggggacctattatgctaatttccagctctatatttttaattcaggactccactagagtagctttgcatgattcccagttcaaaaaactccttatttatcttatactggccctttaagGTACCCCTCCCCAATGAACCcacaaaacagaacagaggtgcaaacacaaacacacacaacaatataGACAGACAATCATTAACAGGGTATCTGAACCGGATGTGTGCACAAAGACCATTTCCTTCCTCTACCTGCCTCATGTTTCCTGGATGGGCGGAGCCTCAGAATCAATAAAGGCAGCGATCTCACCTGTGGCAAAACCTTTAAGAACAAAGAAGCTGGCTGACCTCATGTGGACGCCTCGTCCCTCCAATAGTTTGATCTGTGTATATGATATGTAAGTTTCCTTTGGTTTAAAATGCACTTATAGCAGCTTATGATTTATTTGCTGTACTGATTAGGCTTAAGTAGTGGGGAAgctatttctacatttctttttACCTTTGTTGGATTAATAATTGTTGAAATTAGGAATTATAATGTCTAGATTAATATCCTTTGTTAtcctttttcttctgttatCAGATCAACTAGTTTCAGGTATTCCACAATAAAACATTGGACTGGAACTCCTGCAGCACGTATatatgccacacacacacaaacacacacacacacacacatagcagaTCTAAAACCAATAGTGGTTTCTCAAGTAAGAAATTTCACTTCTGTATTTTACAGCTTGATTTACCGgaattcaaaaacacaaactggagGTAAAAGTGTGATTCACCATGATTCACGAGAGTAAACAACATTGTGGGGAaattgattatattttgtagttgtaaaaaaagttcataaaaaaacaaagcatattacatcaaaatacaaaacataataataGCAAAGCCTTGCATGGATGAAGTAATTTAACACACAATTCAGTATAAATCAGATACAAGTTACAGATTACAGTCTTGTAATGAacactgtgaaatgttttcatattaatcaGAACCCTGATATCATAAGATTGAAGCAGATTAGCAGATTGAAGTAGCATTGGGACCATTGGAATAATTTTCATAGATATGCATGGTGGACAAGACATGCTGGTTAGTGGAGCTTCCTCCTGGGAGAGGCTGGGGGCTCGGATCTGATGTGTTCTTGGATTTTCTTGCACAATGGACACCTTGGATTGACATCAGGTGAGATCACAATCATGTTTATGTACCACAGCCTATTTATTTTACTGGTTTGTGGCATTTTTAATCTATTATCATGTTTTCAGAATACAATTACTGTATGTGAAAATCAGAAAACCTCACCTTTACAACCATGTTTTGATGCAACATATATAGTTATCACTATGACGACAAACAGAACAACTCCAGGAACACGGTACACATATGGCCACAAAGTATCTTGAGTTGTTGTGTTCCCTGCaagataaaatattatatttcctACAGCATTATTTTATAGAGATTCATTTGACACCTGTTTTTTAGATTGTAAGCTGTACAAGGCCTGTTAAACACAAATACCACTGTGAGAGTGTGAATGAAGTTTTCTTACCAGTTTCCGGAGTCGTCCATGTAACAGTCAAATCTGATTTTtgggaaataaaagaaataacaaacagCTTTGAATAAATCATTCAGAAATGGTTTCCTTCAGTGCAGTCTAGGAAAGATATAGTCCAGCTGTGCAGAAAGGATCACTTATCATAGACACAC is a window encoding:
- the LOC137176886 gene encoding uncharacterized protein isoform X1 — encoded protein: MRPNHCLTILHVFILAVLLFTLKAESEDYDCYPEIKVRRHTVHEALLGGDLMINCTFTFCINSPSTVSWYKVENTPVPVNFNRSPHIKTEWKVSNHVEGISFLIFQNIQRNDSGLYLCRSGDNVGHAINVSVYGNAELTTVTWTTLETGNTTTQDTLWPYMYRVPGVVLFVVIVITIYVASKHGCKGVHCARKPKNTPDPSPQPLPGGSSANQHVLSTIHINDDPNATSIC
- the LOC137176886 gene encoding uncharacterized protein isoform X2, with protein sequence MRPNHCLIILHVFILAVLLFTLKAESEDYDCYPEIKVRRHTVHEALLGGDLMINCTFTFCINSPSTVSWYKVENTPVPVNFNRSPHIKTEWKVSNHVEGISFLIFQNIQRNDSGLYLCRSGDNVGHAINVSVYGNAELTTVTWTTLETGNTTTQDTLWPYMYRVPGVVLFVVIVITIYVASKHGCKGVHCARKPKNTPDPSPQPLPGGSSANQHVLSTIHINDDPNATSIC